Proteins from a single region of Limosilactobacillus fermentum:
- a CDS encoding transporter substrate-binding domain-containing protein produces the protein MAWKKWLKMLMVAALVVMGAVSLAGCSSSSDSSVQDIKKKGELVVGTSADYPPYEFQIVKNGKQQIVGYDVELAHLIAKNIGVKKVKFVNIAFPSLISELQNKKFDMVMAGMVWTKERAKAVSFSSTYHHGGQVLLVSKANENKYSGISALKGATLGAQQSSEQETIGKSLSGVKLVTESSITTLSQEVKAGTLDGLILAQTSADAFVAEHPNDYAIAKNITFKISAKTSDPRVVVRKSDKALLKVVNKTIKDAKKSGELDKLFKEAQKLQYSNNQ, from the coding sequence ATGGCGTGGAAGAAATGGTTGAAAATGTTAATGGTGGCGGCCCTAGTGGTGATGGGGGCGGTGAGTTTAGCCGGGTGTAGCTCCTCTAGCGACTCCAGTGTCCAAGACATCAAAAAGAAGGGTGAGTTAGTCGTGGGAACCTCGGCCGATTACCCACCGTATGAATTCCAGATCGTTAAAAACGGTAAGCAACAAATTGTCGGTTACGACGTTGAACTAGCCCACTTAATCGCCAAAAACATCGGGGTCAAGAAGGTTAAGTTCGTCAACATTGCCTTTCCATCCCTGATTAGTGAGCTGCAAAACAAGAAGTTCGACATGGTGATGGCCGGGATGGTTTGGACCAAGGAACGGGCCAAGGCGGTTAGCTTCTCGAGTACCTACCACCACGGGGGTCAAGTTCTGTTGGTTTCTAAGGCTAACGAAAACAAGTACAGCGGCATCAGCGCCTTGAAGGGAGCCACGTTGGGTGCCCAACAATCCTCCGAACAAGAAACGATCGGGAAGTCCCTTTCCGGGGTAAAGTTGGTCACCGAAAGTTCAATCACGACCCTGTCCCAAGAGGTGAAGGCGGGGACTTTGGATGGGTTGATATTAGCCCAGACCTCGGCGGACGCCTTTGTGGCTGAACACCCTAATGATTACGCCATCGCCAAGAACATTACCTTTAAGATTAGCGCCAAAACTTCTGACCCGCGGGTCGTGGTTCGCAAGTCCGATAAGGCCCTCTTAAAGGTCGTCAACAAGACGATCAAGGACGCCAAGAAGTCCGGCGAATTAGACAAGCTCTTCAAAGAAGCCCAAAAGCTACAATACAGCAACAACCAATAA